A genome region from Altererythrobacter aquiaggeris includes the following:
- the zapE gene encoding cell division protein ZapE, with protein sequence MTGMLARYNALVSAGELRPDQEQAAAAARLDALQQALEEQSQRRGLVSRIFSGKTPIPRGVYMWGGVGRGKSMLMDLFHETLDIGKKRRVHFHAFMLEVHAELREERSKESGDPIPPVAAKLAESIRCLAFDEMVVNNSADAMIMSRLFTALIRDEGVSIVTTSNRPPRDLYKDGLNREHFLPFIDLIDEQLDVLPLNGPVDYRLERLAGIDSWHTPLGDAATRQVSEAFFRLTDYPPDDSDNVPSAELQISGNRTLHVPKSFKGVAVFSFRRLCGQPRGASDYLAIAMTYHTVIIVGIPAMGPDDRNEAARFVTLIDALYENRVKLFATAAAEPAGLYQAGDGSFEFERTVSRLIEMQSEAYMAAGHGEDG encoded by the coding sequence ATGACGGGGATGCTCGCGCGGTATAACGCTCTGGTCAGCGCAGGCGAGTTGCGTCCCGATCAGGAGCAAGCGGCGGCTGCCGCCCGTCTGGATGCGTTGCAACAAGCGCTTGAGGAACAATCCCAACGACGCGGTCTGGTCAGCCGGATTTTCAGCGGCAAAACGCCGATCCCGCGCGGTGTCTATATGTGGGGCGGTGTAGGTCGCGGCAAATCGATGCTGATGGACCTGTTCCACGAAACGTTGGATATCGGCAAAAAGCGGCGGGTCCATTTTCATGCCTTCATGCTGGAAGTTCACGCCGAACTGCGCGAGGAACGCAGCAAGGAAAGCGGCGACCCGATCCCGCCTGTGGCCGCCAAACTGGCCGAAAGCATCCGCTGTCTCGCGTTTGACGAAATGGTCGTCAACAACAGCGCGGACGCGATGATCATGAGCCGGCTATTCACTGCGCTGATACGCGACGAGGGGGTGAGCATCGTCACCACCAGCAACCGCCCTCCCCGCGATCTGTACAAGGACGGGCTCAACCGCGAACATTTCCTGCCATTCATCGATCTGATTGACGAACAGCTCGACGTTCTGCCGCTAAATGGTCCGGTTGATTACCGGCTCGAGCGTCTGGCAGGGATCGACAGCTGGCACACCCCGCTTGGCGATGCGGCAACCCGGCAAGTCTCGGAAGCATTCTTCCGCCTTACCGATTATCCCCCTGACGACAGTGACAATGTCCCATCCGCCGAATTGCAGATCAGCGGTAACCGCACGTTGCATGTCCCGAAAAGTTTCAAAGGCGTCGCTGTTTTCAGCTTCAGACGGCTGTGCGGCCAACCGCGCGGCGCAAGCGATTATCTCGCAATTGCAATGACATATCATACGGTAATCATAGTGGGCATTCCCGCAATGGGTCCGGATGACCGTAATGAAGCCGCACGTTTCGTAACGCTGATCGACGCACTTTATGAAAACAGGGTCAAACTTTTTGCCACGGCTGCGGCAGAACCCGCCGGCCTGTATCAGGCGGGAGACGGCAGTTTTGAATTCGAACGCACCGTAAGCCGGCTGATCGAAATGCAAAGCGAAGCGTACATGGCCGCGGGGCATGGCGAGGATGGTTGA
- a CDS encoding crotonase/enoyl-CoA hydratase family protein, producing the protein MDRQSLAIDNNSASEDAPGETAFFAENGAVDQSGLISAHHSIPEDLFKLKQIDVSYEDDAETLWSYMRPEGRPSFTPSMLADFEQWQRLITAGFGHDKVPLRFLVLGSRAPGVFCFGGDLELFQQLIRSGDRDALVEYGHRCCAILHRNIRALDLPMVTVGLVEGAALGGGFEALLSFDFIIAERGATFGLPEIMFGLFPGMGAHAILSRKIGSAMAERLMFSNQTYTAEQMFDLGLVHRLAERGEGLSATQDFIAKSARRHAGLVHAKKAMRIAQPLELDELYRITELWADAALQLREQDLKVMSRLAAAQARLAKAA; encoded by the coding sequence ATGGATCGTCAGTCGCTAGCGATTGATAACAATTCCGCATCGGAGGATGCGCCGGGCGAGACAGCTTTTTTTGCCGAAAATGGCGCGGTTGACCAGTCCGGTCTGATATCTGCGCATCATTCGATTCCCGAAGATCTGTTCAAGCTCAAGCAGATCGATGTCAGTTACGAGGATGATGCAGAAACGCTGTGGTCCTATATGCGGCCTGAAGGCCGTCCCAGCTTTACCCCGTCGATGCTTGCCGATTTTGAACAATGGCAGCGCCTGATCACAGCCGGGTTTGGCCATGACAAGGTTCCGCTGCGCTTTCTGGTGCTTGGCAGCCGGGCGCCCGGGGTGTTCTGTTTTGGCGGTGATCTTGAATTGTTTCAGCAATTGATACGCAGCGGTGACCGCGATGCACTTGTGGAATATGGCCATCGTTGCTGCGCCATTCTGCATCGCAACATCAGGGCACTGGATTTGCCGATGGTTACCGTAGGCCTGGTCGAAGGTGCTGCGCTTGGCGGCGGTTTCGAAGCCCTGTTGAGCTTTGATTTTATCATTGCGGAACGCGGTGCGACATTCGGATTGCCCGAAATCATGTTCGGACTGTTCCCCGGCATGGGCGCGCACGCGATACTTTCCCGCAAAATCGGCAGTGCAATGGCCGAACGGCTTATGTTCTCCAATCAGACCTACACCGCTGAACAAATGTTTGATCTGGGGCTGGTTCACCGCCTGGCCGAACGGGGGGAAGGCCTGTCCGCCACGCAGGATTTCATCGCCAAGTCGGCGCGCCGCCACGCCGGGCTGGTTCACGCGAAAAAGGCCATGCGGATTGCGCAGCCTCTGGAACTTGACGAATTATACCGGATTACCGAGCTGTGGGCCGATGCAGCGCTGCAGTTACGCGAACAGGATTTGAAGGTCATGAGCCGGCTTGCCGCTGCGCAGGCGCGCCTGGCAAAAGCGGCCTGA
- a CDS encoding pirin family protein, translating into MIDIRPFGTLGHADHGWLNARHHFSFANYYDPARMQWGKIRVWNDDTIGPGSGFPPHSHGDMEIITFVREGAITHKDSLGNEGRTTAGDVQVMSAGTGITHSEFNLEDGPTTLFQIWITPDRGGETPSWGQREFPASDRSGSWQIVASGNPQNDDALPIRADARVLAATVMAGDKVVYKAEPARHLYLVAPKGNIRVNGHLAAARDGIAMTGEETITVEAIDNAELVMVDTA; encoded by the coding sequence ATGATTGATATCAGACCCTTCGGCACGCTTGGTCACGCCGATCACGGATGGCTGAATGCGCGGCATCATTTCAGTTTTGCCAATTATTACGACCCTGCGCGGATGCAGTGGGGCAAAATCCGTGTCTGGAATGATGATACCATTGGGCCCGGATCCGGTTTTCCGCCGCATAGCCACGGCGATATGGAGATTATCACCTTTGTCCGCGAAGGTGCGATAACGCATAAGGACAGTCTGGGTAACGAAGGGCGGACCACGGCGGGTGATGTGCAAGTCATGAGCGCGGGTACCGGTATCACGCATTCCGAATTCAATCTGGAGGATGGCCCCACGACCTTGTTCCAGATCTGGATCACACCTGATCGCGGTGGTGAAACGCCGTCATGGGGCCAGCGCGAATTTCCCGCCAGCGACCGGTCGGGCAGCTGGCAGATTGTCGCCAGCGGTAACCCTCAAAACGATGACGCATTGCCGATCAGAGCCGATGCAAGAGTGCTGGCGGCGACGGTTATGGCCGGTGATAAGGTGGTCTATAAGGCCGAACCCGCAAGGCATCTGTATCTGGTCGCGCCGAAGGGCAATATCCGGGTGAACGGACATCTGGCGGCGGCGCGCGACGGTATTGCCATGACCGGCGAAGAGACGATCACCGTCGAGGCGATCGACAACGCCGAACTGGTGATGGTCGATACGGCGTAG
- a CDS encoding PaaI family thioesterase — MPTATGEEFIYREIEDAPGWFVWDLADKTRFNHAVMGPMRVRREGDFVRLRMFPERKHTNLLDNMHGAVTLGLIDISLFAGVRILLDGNAAGSVTLELSTQFIGAGDPAQPLDAVVEVLRETRRLVFLRGLVVQGDARVAAYAGTIRKPSQR; from the coding sequence ATGCCGACTGCGACCGGCGAAGAGTTCATCTATCGCGAAATCGAGGATGCACCCGGCTGGTTTGTCTGGGATCTGGCCGACAAGACCCGGTTCAACCATGCGGTGATGGGCCCGATGCGGGTGCGGCGTGAAGGCGACTTCGTGCGTCTGCGGATGTTTCCCGAGCGCAAACACACCAACTTGCTCGACAATATGCATGGGGCGGTAACGCTCGGTCTGATCGATATTTCACTGTTTGCCGGTGTCCGCATCCTGCTGGATGGCAATGCGGCAGGTTCGGTAACGCTGGAGCTTTCAACCCAGTTCATCGGCGCGGGTGATCCGGCACAGCCGCTGGACGCGGTTGTCGAAGTGCTGCGCGAGACACGCCGACTGGTCTTCCTGCGCGGGCTGGTGGTTCAGGGCGATGCCAGGGTTGCAGCATACGCGGGTACGATTCGCAAACCTTCGCAGCGATGA